CAATAAGGACAGGTGATACCCAACATAACGGGGATATTGCGGTCCCGTTTTATAACAACCTGGTTTCTATATATCGAGAAAATGATTCCCGTACAGTCATCAACAATCAGGAGAGGTATCATGGAAGAGATTGTCTGTCCCCACTGCAAGAAAGTGTTCACAATTGACGAGATGAACTACGAGAACATCGTCAAACAGGTCCGCGACAAGGAGTTCTACAAGGCGCTCAACGAGCGTCAGGAGCTCATGAACGAGGACAAGGAGAAGGCGGTGAACATCGCCAAGCTGGAGGCCTCGAAGGATCTGAAGGAGGTCATCTCCGAGAGGGAGATGGAGATCGAGAGGCTGAAGGCGATGCTCCAGGACGCGGAGTCCCAGAAGAAGCTCGCTATCCAGGAGACCATCTCCGAGAAGGACCGGGAGATCGGCGAGCTCACCCGCAAGATAGCGCAGTTCGATTCCGAAAAGAAGCTTGCCGTCACGGAAGCAGTTTCTGAGAAAGAAAAAGAGATTACCCAGAAGAATGAAACTATCGCAAATCTCAACGCAACTATTGAGATCAACCAAGCTAAAAACGATTCGGAGAAACAATCCTTACAGGATCAATTCAGAAGGGATATGGAGGCCAAGGACAGGGAAGTGGAGTTCTACAAGGACTACAAGGCCCGCCAGTCCACCAAGATGATCGGCGAGTCTCTGGAGAGGTTCTGCGAGGAGGAGTTCAACAAGCTGAGAGCCACAGGATTCCAGAATGCCTATTTCGAAAAGGACAATGATGCCCGCACCGGATCCAAGGGCGACTTCATCTTCAGGGAGCTCGACGATGATGGTACCGAGGTAGTCAGCATCATGTTCGAGATGAAGAACGAGGCCGACACCACGGCTTCCAAGCACAAGAACGAGGACTTCTTCAAGGAGCTGGACAAGGATAGGAACGAGAAGAGCTGCGAATACGCGGTGTTGGTGACTATGCTCGAGCCTGACAGCGAGTACTACAACACCGGAATCGTCGACGTGTCATACAAGTACGACAAGATGTACGTCATCCGTCCGCAGTTCTTCATCCCCATGATCACCCTCATCAGGAACGCCTCCCGCAAGTCGCTCGATTACCGCAGAGAGCTCGCCATGGTGAAGTCCCAGAACATCGATATCACCAACTTCGAGAACCAGATGAACGAGTTCAAGGAGAAGTTCGGGAACAATTACCGTCTCGCCAACGAGAGGTTCATGAAGGCCATCGAGGAGATCGACAAGACCATCGACCATCTCCAGAAGACCAAGGACAACCTGCTCGCTTCGGACAGGAACCTGAGGCTCGCCAACGACAAGGCCCAGGACCTCACAATTAAGAAGCTGACCAAGAACAATCCTACGATGGCCAGGAAGTTCGAGGAAGCACGTCAGAATCAGGAATGATGCTCTTCAGCATCTGTTAAATCGGGCAGAGGCGCCATGTGTGCCTTGCCCTTCTTGATCCTGCGCATACGAATCACCGAAACCACCACAATGGCGATTACCAGGTTCAGGACCGCATAGAGAGTCTTGGTCTCTGTGGGGAACAGGACGATTATCGCCATGTCGAGGAGGATTGCCGCAATCAGCGGATTAAGTGCCTCGTATATCCTGAGACGATTCACTGTCTTTGCATCGCGGCTCTGCCCTTCGGAGGTTCTTTTACCGAAATCATATGTGTAAGCCACCAGGCGAAGTTGCTCGATGATGATCTTGCAGGGGATGAACAGCAGCCAGAAGTTGACTAGCATCAGGATGAAGTCCCAGTACCTGGGGGCCCCGGTGACATTGGCTTCCAGCCAATGGAATGCGGGTTCATAGCCATAGTAGGCGAGAGCCTCTACAACGATGATTACTACGACTGCGATATACACACGTCCCAGACTGGTTTTGAACATATCCCTCGCCTTGGAGGTCATCCCGTTCAGGGATGAGTAGAAGTCGGCCCTCTTCTCGTTGATACGGACACAGAAACGGCGCAGTTTTTCGGGGCTCCTCTTCTCCGCTCCGTCCCATATCTTACCAGAGTTCCTGGTGAGGATGGGGAGCATGATCATGGAGATCAAAGCCGCTCCGATGACCGAAGAATAGAAAGCCTGGTCGACGACGTGGTAATCCAATGCCTGTTTCGCGATGATGAACGCGAACTCACCCATGGCGCAGAGACCGACAGCGGAAACGAATCCGTTGCGGGGTTGTTCGTTGCCTATCCAATATCCTAGGAAGACAGTGGAGGATTTTAATGCGGCGAAGAGCAGGTAGAAGATGATTATCAGCAGGATATTGTCGATCAGGCCCTGGAATGTGACCTCCATACCGACAGAGATGAAGAACATGGCCATGAACAGGCTTTTGAGCGGGTCCACGAAGTGTTCTACGACGTCCTTTTTCACTGTGGAGGCGATCATTACACCCATGAGGAAAGCTCCGATGGCGACGGAGAGACCGACGATGTAGGCGGCGAAAGCCATGGCGAAGGCGAGACCCACGCACATCAGGGAGATGAGCTCGTCGTTGATGAATTTGGATATCCAGTCGACTATACGTGGGACAACCCGGAGTCCGACAGCGAAGCACAGAATCATGAACACGGCGATCTTGCCGATGAGGAGTACCAATTCCATGGAGTCCATGGTGCCTCCGCTGAGCAGAGGGGTCAGCATGGAGAGCATGATGACCTGTCCGATATCCTCCATGATGGTGATGAGCACCAGCATCTCGATGTGCTCCTTGTCCAGCGTTCCCTGAGCCTTGAGGACAGCCATGACCACGGCGGTGCTGGATCCGGAGATGATGGCACCGAGGGTTATGCACTGAATGAAGTTGAATCCAAGGATGATTCCCCCAATCATTCCACCGAGCAGCATAAGGGGCAACTGGACGGCAGCAACCGTGATAGCGAGCGCGCCCTGATCCTTCAGCTTCCTGACGTCGATCTCCATTCCGATGGCGAACATCAGCATGATCAAACCGAGATTCGAGAAGACCTCGACGACGTCCATGGCGTTCTCATCGGTGAAAATGTGAAAGTTGGCGATGAGTATACCTGCTACCAGGAATCCGATGAGCGGGGGCATCTTGACCCTGCTGAGGAGTGTGGAGCAGATGACGGCCAGAACGATGAGGATGGCCATGCAGGAGATGAGGACGATCTCTTCCATGAGACTCAGGATTTATAACGGGGCAGGGCCCCGAAAGTGTTTTTCAGCGCTGTCCGATAATGTAGATGACGTGCCAGCCGAACTGGGTCTGAACCATGCCGAAATCGCCGGTGTTGTACTGGAAGCAGAAATCCTCGAAGGGTTTCACCATCTGTCCGCGTCCGAACCATCCGAGGTCGCCGCCCTGTCTGGCGGAGGGGCAGGAGGACCTTGCCCTGGCGAGTGCGGCGAAGTCTCCGCCTGCCATGATCTGGTTGTAGATGTCCTGTGCCTCGGCCTGTGTTTTGACGAGGATATGTGCTGCGCGTACTTGCTGAACCATGAGAGCCGAAAAAGCCTAACCCTATAATTAGGTTGTGCGCGAGCAATCGCGCTCGTCTATCTTTACGTCGGCATAGCCGTTGTTGCATACGAAGTCGGCGGATGCACGTGCGCTTTCTACCATGAGGGGATCGCAGAAGAGTACCGCGTCGTTGCCGGAGAGGCATTTCATGGTGCAGTTCTCGGGGCCGTTGTAGAAGAAGTCGATCTTGGCTTTCGAGTGATCCTGTGCCCTGCGTGCGGACATTCCGTAGATGCCGGAGGTCATGTCGCCATAGTCGTTCATAAGGGCATCGATGTCGGTGTCGTCGGTAACCTGAACGATATGCAGAGTACCGATTTTTCCGGTCTTGCTTCCCCCTATCTTTGCGGACATCTGGCACTGTGTGCGCGGGAAGGGTTCGCGGGTCACGGTAC
The sequence above is a segment of the methanogenic archaeon ISO4-H5 genome. Coding sequences within it:
- a CDS encoding transporter Na+/H+ antiporter family; translated protein: MEEIVLISCMAILIVLAVICSTLLSRVKMPPLIGFLVAGILIANFHIFTDENAMDVVEVFSNLGLIMLMFAIGMEIDVRKLKDQGALAITVAAVQLPLMLLGGMIGGIILGFNFIQCITLGAIISGSSTAVVMAVLKAQGTLDKEHIEMLVLITIMEDIGQVIMLSMLTPLLSGGTMDSMELVLLIGKIAVFMILCFAVGLRVVPRIVDWISKFINDELISLMCVGLAFAMAFAAYIVGLSVAIGAFLMGVMIASTVKKDVVEHFVDPLKSLFMAMFFISVGMEVTFQGLIDNILLIIIFYLLFAALKSSTVFLGYWIGNEQPRNGFVSAVGLCAMGEFAFIIAKQALDYHVVDQAFYSSVIGAALISMIMLPILTRNSGKIWDGAEKRSPEKLRRFCVRINEKRADFYSSLNGMTSKARDMFKTSLGRVYIAVVVIIVVEALAYYGYEPAFHWLEANVTGAPRYWDFILMLVNFWLLFIPCKIIIEQLRLVAYTYDFGKRTSEGQSRDAKTVNRLRIYEALNPLIAAILLDMAIIVLFPTETKTLYAVLNLVIAIVVVSVIRMRRIKKGKAHMAPLPDLTDAEEHHS
- a CDS encoding Trigger factor, which encodes MVQQVRAAHILVKTQAEAQDIYNQIMAGGDFAALARARSSCPSARQGGDLGWFGRGQMVKPFEDFCFQYNTGDFGMVQTQFGWHVIYIIGQR